From Toxotes jaculatrix isolate fToxJac2 chromosome 7, fToxJac2.pri, whole genome shotgun sequence:
caaaaaagaaatattattgTTCATCGCTGGGACAATTTATCGCCCAGCTAAATTTGTTATCGTGACAGACctacttttcacacacacacacactcacccccaGACACATCACCCTGCtgacaacaaaacagaagacAATCCAACACCgacagcattccatacactgggactggcactaagctgcactttattactttactttgtgtttatattttttatatttttcataagtgttcttttttttaattttttgtgttatttgtgtgcCTTTAAGACAGGAATCTCTACAAAATTTAGTTTTGCTTGCATAATGACAggctaagagagagagacaggtcgGCACGGCGgccgtgtgtctgtctgtgtacgCTGCAAAGAGAGACAAGTCGGCACGGCGGCCGATCAAACACACCCCAGCGGGGTGAGAATAAAAACTTAACTTACTATTcgttgatttattctcatgctgatctgttggtggacctgaaagaagaagaagaagaagaagaagaagaagaaacagctcagtctgagtctgcagatcagagccagttcacctgtgaagacatggggtggactgatcctgtccaacactcacactctgtggacatcagttcactatataaatccatctgtgtgaagctttatacacacacccCTCACACAGGTCAGCGAAtaatcatttctcctgctgtgatcgagccgatggaacattcctgtcacAGTTATTGATCAGACTCTAAtgtttgagtgaggatgactgtggtgcagctgaaagacgaagattttcagactgactgcaggtggtgtagagatcggcagcatgttctcttcactgagcactGAGTTTCACAATCGTTAactattgtttattgattaaataaattctgctcaatgtgtaaaacagaacatcaacactgatcaaactgatgatggTATTACTCAGAGCGAACCACCAccctcaggttcaccttcacccaggccgctgctgcacctgtgagccaaaggaGCAGGTGAGCTCGAGACAGCCACAGTCCGCGCGCACGTGGCCTGCAGTTCTGGACTCTAATATTACTAATAAAGGtttgtgtgggtaaaaactgtgtctctgtccaactcTGCGGACTTACAGGTCTGTCTGCACATACCTCTAATAACCTGAGcacgtgggaggtgaactgaggaggccgctgaggcctaattatctctgtgcggctgcgctgtcccgcgtgtaATATTCGGCCTTTGCCTTTACCACATGCAGGGGCGCCACCAGAACTCTTGGGCCCCATGAAAGATTAGAATTTTGGGCCCTCCTTTTTTGCAAAAATCTGTTTAGGTGATCGTGTTAACATCATTAAATGGCCTTATTTTAAATGCACCATTGTCAGAATTAGACTTTAAGATATTGCAACTACGTATTGTAAAGTTATTTTGTATGGAGTCCATTCTAAATGTTCACATGTTGAAACAACTTGCATGCATCACTGTATCAGTATGGATTtacaacagatacacaaaaacctaaaaattATTTACTCTGTTTCCTACATTTCTGGACTTATTGTAGCATATATGATGAAATGTATGccttaataaataactaggctATAGGCTATGAACTGCAAGAAATCCactgagtgtttttgctttcttttatgcAACACTCATTTATTAAAAAGTGCACAGCAAATGTTCAGACATTCAAGGTTGATACCTacaaaacaatatcaaaaaattCCAAAGCCTTTATCTATGGATTGTATTGctcaccttcctctccttcaaCTGCGCTTGAGGGTGAGGGCAGGTGTCCCTCTGAGGCTGAATCTGTGCATGTTGAGGGCACTTCATTAGTTATGAAACTAGTTAGCAGTAGCACCAGCATAATGTAATGATTTATCTTGTATATTAGCCTAGCAGCCTAGTTTATCACACATATTTATCCACTTTTGTACATTCATCTTATCTACCGTGGCAATAAAGGtagagaatttaaataaaatggcacTGTAAACTGTTCTCTTGATGGGCTAATCCAACCGCTTTAATACGAAATCTGTAGGTCTATCATTCTATAGCATATTGTAAACACCATGGTGAATGACGACTAATACCTGCTAATAGCCTACCTTTCTTTGGGAAAaactgtgtcagcagctgtctgccctttttctccctctcagccttctcctgcctctcctttcttttctggtAACCTGACTTCATACTTCACCTACTCCTGCAGCAGCGCTAACGCTCAGAACAGCTGATCACTCTCTGAGTCCAGCATACGCATTTGACAGTCCCGCTCTGCTCGAGTCAGACTGTACCATTCTTTAATAAGAGAGGGGGGTAAATGACATGATAAAGAATTCAAGGAAAATGTTATAGAAAACGAAAACCATGTTCAATGTGCTTATTCTAACAGAcgaaatttaatattttatttaaaaagcttaaACAGGGAAAAATTATTAAGATAATATTATTAGCCCCTCAGCCCTCAGCCCAGGGCCCCTGTCAGTGCTGGGCCCTTAGAATCGTCCTAACCTTTCCCCCCCTGGCGGCGCCCCtgaccacatgaaccacatcacagtccagaatttaaatatgttaaaACCACCTAGACTGAAGGAACATTTcctacagaaccaggtgagctccatcTTAAAACATAACCTCAGAGGGCAccataaactgtgactgttttcggaaccatgtagttggcgcgctcgttggggctcgtctgaaatcgtgaactgaaatgttgtgtgtactcacttttcgtagatGGTCCGTTTCCAAGCCGTCTGTCCATGGTGAGCGGTGCGCTGCAgacgcgcactgaggctgtgtgcgcgagcgcGAGCAAAAattggcgtctgtggctcacgcggtggaaaggcctctgttgcagcacctgaaacacagagattcacgggctgatacacctggtctgatacacctggtcggtttgcctcagtgtgctcactctgtctccatactcactctgAAACTCGGAAGTCtgtgttccgcgcacacgcgctctcctctcctccaaaccggcgcggtaatggcggactcggtgcaCTGtgtggtggtcacagtggtaccgtggtttagctgaactacgagctgaaaccagctccaacacacggctcgGCGCCCGgtttttatcaggttacactttgactcaaagtcccgggtcttcacctgatgaacaacagtatttcacacatttgaatGAGCTCCCAACCAGCGTCTCCATATCCACCTGTTTCTAGCGTGCTCGCGGCCTCCACCTGCcccttttaagtcccacccctctaacaaccaggtgggtcgtcatctctgattggctaatgattggccagtgataattgagccagaccattATATCACAGATCatgtattttaaattaaaaaatctaaaatgtactttttcagttaagatttttgttcagtcttttgttcagaaacatTAACAgtatataaatacaacaatataacaaaataacaatatcaacactataaaaatgtaacaaaaaatTGCTTGCATTACACGCaattgtttgtgaaaaataaaatcaataaggaaaattaaaaaagtgcaaataactaaacaaaagcaaaagctgCTTTTGGCTGTCATTCAGGACTTTTGGCTGAGGCATTGCATAGCACCGCACCACTAACTAGCATCACAGTGTGTGGAGGGACAAACACATAATATCATCGTCATGCACTGCTCAGTCTGCAAAACAGGAGTTGTAACTGTTACAGTGGACAAAAAAGCGAGCTGATATCAGCACTGAAAGGAAGCAAAGCATAATATTACACCAGTGAGACTGATGGGAAAGGCCTCGTGGAAAGTACACGGTGTGTTAATGAactatttaaaagaaaagagtgtagcagagagaatttatttctctttttctcctttttttctatcTACTGTTCCACACGCCAGAGTCCAGTAGGTGGCGGTAAAGAACCACGTTTATTTGCAGCCATTAAGAAaccaaggcagaagaagaagaaggcgaCTCGTAACAAACAGTCACAGAAGAAGACGAGCTTTCCTTGTTGTCTTTCCTGAGTTGTTAGTTTGTAGAACATGGATGTGAACCAAACATCATACTGTACTGTGTTGGATAAGAAGAGCCAGTCTAAATTTATTTGCTATACGCGTAGAAAAAACGGAGTGTTTTCTATTTCGTGAGTAAAACGTTTTGTTAAAATTGCAGATGAACGGAGAGAACACGAAGCCAATCTCCATTTAAAATCCGTCAGTATATCATTATGGTGCTGATAAGAGAAAATACTTTTGTGtatgaatttaaaataagacGTAGCGTTGAGACGAATTATTGGTAGCCTGTTACTACGACGGCAGATCAGTGTTCCACCAAACAGCATAAAATGTCCATATACTGTAGAAATCTGTCTGGTATAGTGCTCACCACTGTACTCTTCACCAGGATATTGACTGAAATTAATCTCCAAATGAGTTGCTTAGTGTCTAAAGTTTATGCGGAATTCAAGAATGACCCCTAAACTCAGTAATGCACTCTTCAATTGCATTCTCACCGTAATGTATATTTACCCGTAAACTAGAAAACACAAGATTGGCGAATATTAGAACGCAGTTTGGTTAAGAATTATCTTCTTCAATGCAAAGAATATGAACACATGTAACACATGGTAAATAATCCAACTGATGTCCATCCAGGAGGTTTTCCTTTATCCAAGAAGATGTTTATTCACCCTTATGTTATTTTTCAGACCATGCGATGAATTACATTTTTGCTGTATCATCTGCTGTAGTTTGACAGATGctactgatgtttggagcacaGAATACACCGAGGACACACTGAGCCAGTTTGTAAGTTTCACCTGCAGACCCCCACTTGACTCTCACTTTGTACCTGCTGTGACACTGATCCTAACTGCACCTGTTTGTTTTAGAGACAGAAGTTTGCCTTGAAATCTACAGAGGATTATATTCTAAAACTCAGGTAAGATTACAATCTGTACTCTTTTAAAACCTCTTTGTGTAAGATGTATTATTTCTTGGAGGGCAGTACCAGCAGCAGAACTTTTATTTGCACTTGGAGACTGAGTAGGTAGCTCCCacgtcagtgtgtgtctgtgaaactacatggattaaaaaaaagtgatcatGAAACCACCTTTAGGTAAACGAGGCTGAATATCCCTCCGTCTTTCCCTCAGGTCAGCCTGTGATAGAGGGGATGTGTCTGTTATGGTCCATGACACCAGGGCGGAGTTCCAGGTGGGCTCCAGTCCAGGTGACCTGCATGTGACCTTATCCAGGCTGGAAGGCCCACAGGCtacagaggagctgaaggagctgctgttCAGGATGGCTGACAGTCTCTGCCTGCCTGATGGTAAATGTGCTTTGCAGTTGTTTCACACAGAGTGCTGGATTTGATCTAATCAGAGCTTATGTAGAGTTTAAACCCACTGTCACTTTGGAATCCGTGCTTGACTATGTTTTGTCGTTCCCCTCAGTTACACCCCTGCCTGTCAGTCCAGTGAAAAATCACCAAAAGCGTCTCACAGGTACGTTTTTAAAGCTGTAATGTGAAATGAATTTTTGCAGAGGATAGTTTCTGAGGCTTTAGGCGGTTTTCATCATGCTGATGTATTCCTTTTTCAgacaagtttgtttttaataagtTATTGGACGATATAAAAAGGGACACATCCCTCAAAGCTACATCAGATTGGCCCGAGGAGGAAAGAGATCCAGGTGGTTTGGGAAGGAAGATGGTAATTCATTTACGTTTTCATTTGTGATTCACGGGCAGCATTTTAAACAGACGCTGCAGTCAGCTTTTACTCGCTGGTTTATCTTTCCACTGTGACTCCTCAAGTGTCAAGTTGAGGTGCGTTTCCCACGGGGACCTTTCTCCCAGCCTCCTGACTCTCCTGTGCAGAACCTGGTTGCAGAATACTTAAAAGCAAGACCACAGCTCCTGTATTTCCTATATTTTGGCAGCACAAAGTGGTGATGCATTGTCAGTCtttatatacagtctatggaACAACAAATGTGTTGACATTTGATAATATTTACTCTGGTACTGCTGTTATCAAATGTCTATAATTAGGATTAGGCTCTCCTCTATGTACACAGAGGAGAGCCTAAATAGTCTGACACTAGGGACGTTGAATGTCACCTCTTTGGTGATGGAAGGAGCTGGAGTTGGTGCTGAAGGTGGAGCGATACCAAATAAATAGTTTGGCTCGTCTCCACACACGGCACAACCTCTGCTCCGCACAGTCCACATAAACTTCTTCCTCCATCAGCTGGGTCAGAGTGTTGTGACGTGTTGTTTGACAGAGTAATAGAAATATATGTAAATGCAGTATTATgtactgtctttctctcttacaTCTGTTTATTTCCAGTGCAGTTCTGGTTgtatttcctctctgttcttctctccttcccctgCAGCTTTCCCTCAGATGCTACCATCTTCACCGTGGCTAACATCGTTTAGATCCTCTTTTTAAgcttcttccttcctccttccattCTTCAAGTTTCACACAGATAcgacacacatttaaaattgtATTTGCATGATTCCCACTGAAAAGCTATCGatcctctttttttgtgtgttgttggtgGGTACACAAATAACCCCCGCTGCTGTCCGTACCTACAGTTTGATGTTGGAACACTGATTcagaacagcaaacaaacaccagCGACACAGATGTCTGCTCACTAAAAGTTAATCCACAGCTTCCAGCCACTCAGAATCCAGAATTTTCAGTGCCTGTGTTTGTAACTGAGATGATATTTTTCCCTCAGACTTTGAGCCCCGGCAGCAGCTGAATTCTGCTCCATCAGTGACTGTGAAGAGACGACTTCCAGGGGCTTCCCTCATCAACCCAGGAACTAAAAAGTACAGTGTAACTCTCCTAAGCCTTTAACAGAATCCTCATTATTCACTCGGGTGAATAGAAAGCAACAgctgttcttccttttttttgcagaaagcTGCAGGCGACTGGCGTGGCCTTTGATGACGCAGATGAGGACTGATCCTGTGGTCAACACAAACCCGTTTTGTCCTCCACGTTCTCACATTGCTGCTGCACAACCaacacagaatgtttttttaaccCATTAACACAACATTATGAAGTTGATGCATATTGTTTTTATCAGCTGCTCGACTacctttgtgacatttttttttttaatggtatttaaatatttctcagTGTGATGAGTGTCTTATTCTCAGTCCTTCCTCCTGAGTGATGCTGTGATGTTTATGATAGgttgaattttatttacattaaaatctgcaaatgaaataaagaataaGTTGCAACAAATGATCTCTGACTGAGTGGAAAATAAAGAGCACTGTACAGAAACACAGGCTGAATCAGCTAAACTCCTCGAGGTCAGCTGTTGTTTAGGTGTGAACAGACGAGACGTTATGTGCAGGGTCAGATCCCCTCTCTGCATGGTGAAGCTCAAATATCCAagtgagaagaaagaaagaagtaaaaataagtaaaatacaCTTTTGAGTGGAGGGTCACTGCAACTTTTCCActcagcaaaataaaagcacaaccatccaaagcaaagcaaagcagagtTCAGAAGCAAAACATGTTTAATCATACATGAGCTTCGACGCTAATGGCAGATGAGAATCTGATGATTCTTTACGTCCCCAAAAAATACAGTCACACATCCGTATTAAATatagaaaaaagtcaaataatagttgaaatattatttttctatGATTGCACCTAATGCCAGTGGTTGCTGGTGACATGACTTACCTCTTCATTGTTTGACTCCTTAATGCATTTATGAATTAAACGGATCTCTGATTCTTCTTTTTTATCACCTCAGTGAAAACCAGTTCCAAGCTTTGATTTAGATCAGTGAAAGATCCAAATGAAACTCAGTGTTATCTCACTGAgattcaacaaacaaacacagagctatGGTCTTAAATGTGTTGAGCTTTTTGTTTGGACTGTGTGTTATAATAGAATGAATTCAAATATTTCAGCAACCAACTTCCCTCCATTctcagagaagaaagaaattaCAAGTTGGTTTTTCTGGTTTAATGATAACCCCCgcagtaaggaaaaaaaaaaaaagcccaccagTGCCATAATAATCACCAAAAATATGACTGCACTTAGCTGTGAAAGAAGAAGTGAAACAGCAATTGTTTTGACAGGACAGGTTACAACTCAGTTACCACAAAACTCATGAGAGAGAGCAGATAAAACCACATGCCAACATAAAGCCAGAGAAACAtcgatgttttttttttggtaaaggtGGATATTTCTGCACATCTTGAATCCTTCGAATTCCATAAAAAAATTACAAGATCGTCTGAAATCATAAAACATGTACCTGCACCCGAGTTAAAACAACAGATTATTCTGATCGGAGAGTTTCTCTGTAGTGTGTCACAGTGATGGTAGTGCAATCATTGAGTTCACCTCAGTG
This genomic window contains:
- the paxx gene encoding protein PAXX isoform X2, which codes for MDVNQTSYCTVLDKKSQSKFICYTRRKNGVFSISLTDATDVWSTEYTEDTLSQFRQKFALKSTEDYILKLRSACDRGDVSVMVHDTRAEFQVGSSPGDLHVTLSRLEGPQATEELKELLFRMADSLCLPDVTPLPVSPVKNHQKRLTDFEPRQQLNSAPSVTVKRRLPGASLINPGTKKKLQATGVAFDDADED
- the paxx gene encoding protein PAXX isoform X1: MDVNQTSYCTVLDKKSQSKFICYTRRKNGVFSISPCDELHFCCIICCSLTDATDVWSTEYTEDTLSQFRQKFALKSTEDYILKLRSACDRGDVSVMVHDTRAEFQVGSSPGDLHVTLSRLEGPQATEELKELLFRMADSLCLPDVTPLPVSPVKNHQKRLTDFEPRQQLNSAPSVTVKRRLPGASLINPGTKKKLQATGVAFDDADED